GTGATACACACCACTCCTTCAGTGAACGGTTGGGCTTGATGAAACAGATGTCCTTCGTCCATGCCGAGCAGGCTGGCAAACACAAGCATGCATTGTTGTTCGCACCGCAAGCGGGCGCCCTGCGTTCACACCCTCGCCCCCTGGTGCTGCACGATTTTGCTGACTGTCGCAAGAGCCACGCAGGCGCAGTGTTCATCATTGCCTCCGGCGCTTCGGCGAAGTCATTTCCTCTTGAACGATTTGCGCACGTGCCCATGATCACGATGAACGGCGCTATCTCCATGTTTATGAACAGCACCGTCAAACCGTGTTTCTACGCCTGCACAGACCGAAGCTTTTCCGATCAACAACCCGATCTGTTCCACTACGCGCTGGCCAATAGCCAAAGAGTCGCGCTTTGGGAGGACCACGCACGCGCCTCGCAGAGTCTTGCCACCGGCGAGCTTTACCCGCTATCCAAGGCCACAAGACCCTCCTGGCTCGACAGGATGCTGGGGCGGCACAGCGCATTGGTCGCCAATCACGCTCTGCTGCCTCTTCGTAAAAGGCCGATTGGGTTCAGTAAAGACATGAGCGAAGGTTTTTTCGATGCTCGCACCGTGGCTTATCTGGCGCTACAGCTGGCATTCCACATGGGCTTTTCCCAAGTGTTTCTTGTCGGCGTTGACCTGCACGAAAACGCCGGGAGGTTTTACGAAAACGATAAATCCGCCAAGTCGCCCTGCGGGCTCGATCAGCACTATCACACGCGCATATTGCCTTCGCTCGAACTGATGGCCGAAAAAGTGATAGGGGATGACTTCCGGGTGTACAACTTGTCCGACACGTCGCGCATTCCCACGAGTATCATTGCGCGGGTGACGCTTGCACAGGTCGACGCAATGCTCCAGCAGCAGACAAACGCCTCACCCACCTTGCCCGCGAGCTGATCGGCAGTGGCGGCGGGCGGGGGTTCTTGCTCCTGGTGCGCCACTCCCTGATAGGGTGGCGCCCTCTGATCACAACGGACGCAACGAAGAATGGACTCATGGAAGACTCTGGCAATCGCACTCTTGTTGTCGATTAGCACACCAGCCCTGTCAGGCGACAACGTCAACCCTATCGCTGCTGGGATATTTATCACCATTTCCTTGCCGACTATCATCGTTGGCGGAATCACATCGCTCACGACCGAGCCACCAAAGATTTTCAAATCGGCGAAGACCGACGCCTTGGCGTTCATTGGTTCAGGCGGCGATATTCGCGGTGCGGAATTTGAGCAAGCGTCCCGGTACTATCGTTCGACCTACACATCGCCTCACATGTCTGACATGCAACTGGCGCAGGCGATAGCGACCTCGTTCTGATGCCGACTCAAGGCTGTTCACTCCTCTCGTCCCAGCATATTCTATGCGTCCCACGCAGGCCGCAATGGAAGCAACGAAGAATGGACTCATGGAAGACCCTGGTAGCCGCCCTCATAGTGTCGATCAACGCTCATGCCTCTGAGGAGTCCGATGACTCCTATAATAACTCGATGCTATCTGTACTAATGGCTCCAACCTACACCGTTGCGGGAACGACTGGGCTGACCATGCTCGCGTCGAACAATTTCAAACCCGCGAAGGCTGACGCCCTTGCGTTCATTGGCTCAAACGGCGAGATTCGCGGCGCCCAATTTGAACAAGCCATTCGCTTTTATCGCACCACATACACGCCGCCGCTGATGAATGACCAGCAACTGGCCCAGGCCATAGCTGCATCGTACTGACTTGAGACTATTCACGATCTTTTCACAGTCGAGCGCCTATGGTTGCCCCAGCTCCTAGTGAAACCCTTTAAGCCCGCCCTCCCCATCGCGGGCTTTTCTTTGCCTGCGGTTTGTGCGCAATTGCTGCGTTCCGCCATCTGAGCAATGCTGGAGTCAATAGCAACAACTTACGTAGACGCCCACTGCAATCGACGCCTAACGTGGTTGGACCTGGAATCACGATCCCCCGCAAAACTCCCTACAGGCTTTCGCCAAGAAAGTCCCTGCCCCGGCGTCCTGCCGACGAACACCAAAACCACAACCCCAGACACAACAGACGTTCGCTTGTAGAATCCGCCGCAAACTGACCGGGCCAGCGCTACGGGTGTTTGAAATTGAATGGATACTTCAAGGAATTTCGCAATGATTGCAATACGTTCTCTACTAGCCGCCTTCGTCGTCGCCACCCTGACTGGGTGCCCAGCTGACGACAAAGCCACGGTCGGAGCGCCGATGCCGCTTAACCCTGAACGAGCGGACGTATTCGCTTACTACAAGCTTGGATGGCTTCCAGATGGCTACCCTGGACGAATTACGGAAAAGGGGGTTGTCGAGCACCCTATCTACGGGCCGTATGTCATCAACGACTACATCCAGTCCTATCGCACCACCAAGGACCCGAGGTACATCGAGGCTGCAAAGAAGGTGGCAGATGCAGGAATTGCCAGGATGGCCAACTTTAAAGGCGCCCTCGTCTTCTACTACGACCCAGAAGGCGGTCTCTCTTCCCTTCCGGGCAAGTTCTATAGCGCGCTCACCCAGGCGCGCTGGCTTGACTCCCTGTCCAGCCTGCATGCAGTAAGTGGAGATCAGAAGTATGTCGATGTAAATAAGCGGATCGCCAAAAGCTTTTCAATTCCGACAGCCGAAGGTGGTGTGCTTGAGAAGGTGCCACATGGTCTGACCATTGAAGAGTATCCGCATGAAGTTCCGTTGCTGACACTGAATGGCTGGCTGACCGCGCTCAACATCCTGATCGCCTATGCAAACTCCGAAGACGACCAAGTAGCCAAAAAACTGGCCGCAGAGAACGTGAAAGCACTCGCCGCCATGCTTCCACTGTTTGATGTCCCTGAACTTTATAACAGCCGCTATCAACTGACCAACATCGTCAAGATTCGTCTATCCGGCGAGAAAGTCACCAATGCAATAATCGAAATACCAGGCAATGGCGAGCATGGCTTGGGTGATGTGGAAAAGACCGGAAAGATGTGGACGAACTATCTAACCGATCGTGGAAACTCGCAGCTGATGAATGCGGTACTTAGCTACTCTTCAGCTCCAGCACCCAACAAGATCAAGCTGGAGACCGTCAAGGATGGTGTGGTGAAGGTGGAAATATCCGAATCCATTTACAACCCTACATCAACCTCTTTGCCAGCCAAGAGCTGGGTTGAAGTGGGCACCATTCAAACAAAAGGAAACAAAGGCTCCATAGATATTCCATGGAACAAGGCGTACTTGGTTGCTTACCCAACTGCCTTCACGAAAAAAAATGGCGAGAAGAAACAGAACGTTTATCACCTTATTCACGTAAAACAATTGCAGCTGTTGTACAAAAACACGGGCAACGAAATATTCAATGAGTACGCCACGAAGTGGGAAGGCTACTTCGATCACTGGAAGGATGTGCCTGAGTATCAAGACCCTGCAATATCACTTGAGCGGTACAACAAGTAATAAAGGGCGGGCTCCGCGCCCGCCCATCCCGTTAAATCTTCTCGACCCTGGCCCGAAGCGTGCCTAATGGCGCTTAAAAAAGGCTTTCCAAATGCAAAGTTTCCTCGGCCGTCGAAACCAGAATCTGAGTGACACCATTGCGGTGCCAACAATTCCGCGAAATACCGCGTTCCTAAGGCAGACACCCTGCGCCAAACATCCTGCAAGGCGGTGCCAAATCCGACGCCTCCTTACAAAATCACCGGGTAGTTTTGCGCGGGTTTTGCGCAGGCACAAAAAAGCCGATCTATCTGATCGGCTTAAGAGTCTGATTTTACTCAGGAATAATGGTCGGGACGGAGTGATTCGAACACTCGACCCCTAGCACCCCATCTCCTTTTTCATACTTCTTGAAAGATTCCAAAATTTTACTCTGGAATTTTATAAGCTAGTATTTACTTGAGCTCCAGCGGTGTTCTGCTCTACGAGAGTCCAGTAACGTCCATTAAGAGCCGACGTTTTTGTGGGGGTAAAAGTAGGGGGAGCCCATTTCATGGCCAAAATCACCGTCAAAGAACTCGAGTCGCTGACTCCCAACGATGCCGGCCGAATCCGCCGGGAGGATGGCAATCTCGCCGGTCGAATTTCCCTGAGTAAGGACGGCGTGTCGGTCAGCTTTTTCTATCGGTATCGCTGGGGCGAGCAGAACAAAGAGTACGCCTGCGGGTCTTGGCCGCGCAAATTCCTCACGAGAAAAACCAAGAGAATTGAACTCTCAAGCTCTGCTGCAGCAATGATGCTATCTGATATGTTGTTATAGCGCTCATATAGTGAGTAATGATCCTCAGATAAATAAAAATTACCGACTATGCCTTCATTCCCTAAAAGCCTCAATGACAAAAGCTACCATTAAAGTAGCTTCTGCCAGTGACAACCTATTTTTTTGAGGTCTTGCTAGGTTTCAAGTCGGGATTATTTCCCTGCGTGTCTTTATTGTCACGACGACGCTTATCAACTTCGCCGGTTGATTTAGCAATTGGCTTTGGGCCTGGTTTAAGTGCCATAAGATCTCTCCCTGATGTTAATATTAATTTGTTGTTGCAGAATCATCTTATTGATACTGACCAATACTTTCAATAGACATGAGATGCTTGATTTAGCTATGTGAAAAATTGAATTAGCTTTGGCAGTATCTACTGATTATCTACCAGCAGGCCAAGTTGTTGATTTACATCCATTTGTGCGACGTTGCAGGTAGTACAGCACGTCCAGAGTCATTAGTGCATTGCTTGGTGCGCGGTGGGAGCCGACCTCCAGCACCCCGCATTCGATAGCGGTCTCGATAAGCTTGATCCAGCTCCATTGCCAGCCCTTTCACCCATTCACCGCTCCATATACAGCAGCATTGCGCAGGCGGTTGTCAGCTCCGGGGGTTGTTAGTCCGTAGCGATGGCGGGCAGGCGCCGATCAAAGGAGGCGCTATAAGCAACGACAGTTCGCCCCGAGACGATAGCCACGTATTGCTCGGCTACGTGCGATGGCCACCATGTCGTCGGTGATACCTTGAATTCATGTGAAATCGTTCACGATCTGGAGAAGACCAGACCGAGGCCTCCGGCAAAGGGATCAGCAGATCCTACCTGATGTTCACGGAAAGTTAGAGTACTTGAGAGGGTAATAGTGGTGTTAGGGAAAATGGAGTCAGGTATGTACTCGTCCACTGCGAAATTTCGCTGTCAAGCCGCTAGCAACCCGAGATTGAATGACTGCTTCTGGCTGATAGCTGCCCACAATTAATCGCAGCTATCAGCAACGGAGGGGGATGATCTGCGCGCGTCATGCTGAGAAAGCTACTTCTGATGATTGTAGCTATTCGTGCGCGAGCAAAATTTTCCGATCAATAGCGTTCCTCAGCCCATGGTTCTCGTAGGGCAATTATCGGATACTGCCATTGCGCCAGCACCCATCTTTCAAGGTTGAAACGACTCATGGCAAGGAAGAAGGCAAAAAATTCTACAAGTAACGGCATCCTGATCATTTTCGCTCTGGCCTTCGGCGCAGTCGCATCGATCCCGAAAAATGCTTGGATCGCCATTGGTGTTATTGCTTGCATTGCCGCGGTTTTTTGGCTGCTGGTTCGTCGCTCAAGGCGACAGGCCGAGAAATTTTCAGTGGCCGTTTCGGAGACGGAACGTCTGCGAGAGCATCAACGGTCAGGCCTCACTTTCTCTATGCGTGAGGTTTCAGGGAGCCATATGGGCACAGAGGAAACCTCTGATTTTTACACTGTCCAACTCGGCTCAGCATCTTCAAAGTCCTTCAAAATTCCAAATGCGAGCACGCAAAAACCTGATGTTCTCTGGGTGCCAGCAGGTGAATCTGTCACCGTTTCCGGTTTTTCAATTCCCGGTGGCATGTTCTATATGGGCAGCGTGCTAGGTGGCCGGCACGATGCCGAAGAACCCTCACTGATAAACCCCAAGCTCCGTATCGCAAAGACACACGTCGATCTAGAAGAACGGCTGATGTCCTATTGGCCCAGTTTTCACTCCATCACGTCAGAGGCTCGCCGTGGATACCTTCAATGGCTGGAGGGTGGTCGTCGTTACCCACTGGCAGACACCGGCTACGTCTTTTTGTATTTCTATGGTCTAGAGCGTCGAGTACTCGTTGACGCAGTGAGTGACCCGGGCGTCAAGGCTGAGCTTCCTTTGATCGTCGAAGAAGTCCAGCGACTATTGAGTATCTATGGGGAAAATAGGTCGTTCAGGGGATATGCGGAAGGTTTTCTGGATTACCTGAGCAACACCAAGATCGATCCAGACCTTTACCTTGGCCCACCTCCCAACGTTGTCGCTTATAGCTACGAGATGCCACTGCCACTGCGCGTAGGTCTGGGGCAATTCGCCTCCAACAAGCGCCCCCTTGATGCCGATTGGGCATTAGCCTGGGCGCTAGCTGACCCCAACATCAGCAAACGCACGCCCGTGACCCGCTGTAAGGATGTCTTTTCGAGACTGTTCAAGCTTAAGTACACAAGCGCCCATCCTAAGGGTCTTAGCCTGGCGCAGAACAAGACCAAGCTTAAAACCAGCTATCGGCCGGCCTCCGCGGTCTTAATGGCGCCCACGCTTAGCTTGGGTGACCTTCCTGATGTCCTGGCCACGTCAGGCACACGAAAAAGCCTGCAGTTGCTGGTTGAGCTATGCACTACCGAGCTTGAACCCTACAGCCGATATTTGGGCCGCAACCCTGATAGCGCAGAAGCTCTCGAAGGTCTTCTGCAGCTTCCCGTCGCTCTCTGGCCGACGGCAGCCCGTACAGAATTGGACGAGCTTCAACTCAGAATTGGCGACGACCTGATTGTCATGAGCTTTGGCGAACTCGCAGGCCGGTTCAAGAGCGCCGGCGCCCTGTCCCGCGACAAAGTACTTGCACTTGCCCGCGCACTGGAATCGCTTCACATCGGTATTGAACCCGACGTACTGGCTGGCAGTAAGACACCGAAGGCAGAGGATCAAATCGCGCTGTTCGTGACTCAACCAGAAGACGGGTCACTGCGAGCTTCTGCAGCTTACAATGCTGCTTCGGTGACGCTCGACCTTGCTAGTGCTGTGGCTTCTGCCGATGGTGATACCTCCACTGAGGAGGTTACGCTGCTTGCTCAACACATCGACTCCTGGAATCACCTGAGTGTCGCCCATCGCAAACGCCTTAAAGCACACCTGCGAATCCAGATTCAGCAACCACCAACGCTGGCCAGCCTGAAGAAAAAACTCGACCCACTAACGGTCGAAGCCAAACGCACGATTGCCAGCTTCCTGGCCCATCTGGCGCAAGCTGATGGCATCGTCAGCCCATTGGAAGTGAAACTTCTTGAGCGCGTTTACAAGGCCCTGCAGCTAGACAGTCAGTTGCTGTACAGCGATCTCCACGGTGCTGCATCTGGAGCAAGTATTGCCTCCGTAAAACCAAAAGCCGGCATTCCTCGTTCCGAGCCTGGTACCCCGATCACCGCCACTGCGAATCAAGGGTTCGTGCTTGATCACGAGCGCATTGCAGAACTGCAACGAGAAACCGCAGAGGTCTCCGCCCTCCTTGCCAAAGTCTTCACTGATGACCAGGTTGACGAATCGGAACAGTTGGTCGATGTGGCAGAATCAGTACAAGAATCGAGTGCAGACATTGATGGTCTCGATTTAGAACACTCTGCATTCCTTCGGTTGCTGATCTCACGCACTGAGTGGAGCCGCTCCGAACTTGAAGCTGCCGCCAGCGACATGGAACTGATGCTCGATGGTGCCCTGGAACAAATTAACGACATGGCTTTTGAACGTTTCGACATGCCCGTCACTGAGGGTGATGACCCTGTCGAGATCAATACAGACATTCTGGAAGAGTTATCCCTATGAGCACTATCAGAGCCAAGGATCGCGATGCGGTCATCCAGTCGCTACGCGCAGGCGTCGTTCCTCGCGTGGGCCAACACCTGATTCAGGTTGGCCGGGTAGGTGAACTAGATGCACTGATCAAGGACGTCAATCGCCTGGTTGAAAGTGGATCGGCATTTCGAGTCGTCATTGGCGAGTACGGTGCGGGCAAGACGTTCTTTCTGAACCTGGTACGAGCCATTGCCATGGAGCGCAAGCTTGTCACCATGCATGCCGACTTGAACCCAGATCGCAGATTACATGCCACGGGTGGACAAGCACGTTCGCTTTACTCCGAGTTGGCTAAAAACATGTCGACGCGTACGAAGCCCGACGGTGGGGCTATGCAAGGCATTGTTGAGAAATTCATCTCCCAGGCCAAAACCGAAGCCAAGGCGGCGGGTACGGACAGCGAGACTGTTATTCGTGCTCACTTGGCCGAGCTGACCGAGATGGTCAACGGGTATGACTTTGCGGAGGTGATTGCCGCCTATTGCCGAGGTTTCGAAGAAGGCAACGAGCAGCTCAAGGCCGACGCCATCCGTTGGTTGCGTGGAGAGTTCACCACTAAGACTGATGCCCGAGCAGCCTTGGGCGTACGAACCATCATTGATGATGCCTCCGTCTACGATCAGCTCAAGCTCCTGTCGAGATTCGTCAGACTTGCAGGTTTTGGCGGTCTGATGATCTGCCTCGACGAACTGGTCAACCTCTACAAACTGGCCAATACCCAAGCTCGTAATGCCAATTACGAACAGATCCTCCGTATCCTCAACGACTCTCTGCAGGGATCGTCCGAAGGGCTTGGTTTCGTTTTAGGTGGCACGCCTGAGTTTTTGATGGACACTCGTCGGGGGCTATTCAGCTACCCTGCCCTGCAATCTCGATTGGCCGAGAACTCGTTTGCGAAATCAGGATTGGTGGATCTGTCGGGGCCGGTCATTCGCCTGACCAGCCTGACCCCGGAAGACTTCTACGTACTGCTTCAGAAACTTCGTCACGTATACGCTGGCGGAGATGCTGAAAAGTACTTACTGCCTGACGAGGCGCTCCCACTGTTTATGGCGCATTGTAATCAGCGCTTGGGGGAATCCTACTTCCGTACGCCGCGCACCACGATCACAGCGTTCATCAACCTGCTAGCCATCTTGGAGCAAAACCCGGGCGCCGATTGGCGGACGCTGCTTGGAGCTGTCGAGGTCGCCAGGGACTCAGGCGGCGAAGACGATACCAAAGTCGATGCGGACGATGAACTTGCCACCTTCACACTCTGAGTCATCGGGTTTCGATCAACTTGAGTCCCGAATCCAGCGATGGGTTTGGGCGGAAGGCTGGACTTCCTTGCGCGACGCCCAGGAATGGGCGGTACCTGTTCTGGTGGATGCCGATCAGGATGTCATCATCGCCGCAGCGACAGCGGCAGGCAAAACCGAGGCTGCTTTTCTTCCCATACTCACCAATTTGCTGAATCGTGATGATCCACCCGGTTCGGTGCTGTATATCAGCCCGCTCAAGGCCCTGATCAACGACCAGTGGGACAGGTTAAGCCGCCTTTGTGAGCATCTTGAGATTCCCGTAGTGGCTTGGCACGGGGACATTTCCTCAAGCAAAAAACATCGCTTTTTGAAGTCCCCTGAGGGGGTGCTACTGATCACTCCTGAATCCCTTGAAGCCCTGTTCGTCAACCGCGGTTCAAGTCTTGGCGGGGTGTTCCAGCACCTGCGTTATATCGTCGTGGATGAGCTGCATGCGTTCATCGGTAGCGAACGAGGCAAGCAACTTCAGTCGCTAATGCATCGGGTAGAACTTGTTGCCGGCCACCGTCTCCCTAGAGTCGGGCTCTCAGCCACCCTCGGCGATATGAAGATGGCGTCGGAGTTTTTGCGTCCGGGAAATGCCGATGGCGTTACCGTCATTGAATCAAAAAGCTCCAACCAGACTCTCCAGGTGCAAGTTCGTGGTTACATTCAGCCACCCATGAGCGAGCTCAAGAAGAAGCCCGCAAAGCTCTCTGACCAGGCGGAAAATGAAGACGAGACAGAGAACGAGGCAAGCCCAGACTTCGCGATCGCTGATCATCTTTACAAGGTGTTACGCGGCAGTAACAACCTGATTTTCCCAAACAGCCGGTCTCAGGTTGAATGGTACGCAGATCAACTGCGACGGCGCTGCGAGAAAGACGGCGCGCCTAACGAATTCTGGCCTCATCACGGTAGCCTTTCGAAGGACTTACGTGAGCAAGCAGAACATGCTCTCAAGGCAGGGACTCATGCAGCATCCGCGATTTGCACCACGACGCTTGAGCTCGGCATAGACATCGGCAGCATCAAAACAGTCGTGCAGATTGGTGCCCCACCATCGGTGGCGAGTCTGCGACAACGTCTAGGGCGATCGGGAAGGCGCCCAGGAGAAAAAGCAACGCTGCGCGTTTACTGCAAGGAGTCGCCACTCAAAGATGGATCGAGCCTCTCGGATCAACTGCGCCAAGGCTTGGTTCAAACCATTGCCATGGTTCGACTGCTGGCCGAGGGGTGGTTTGAACCTCCCAGGGCTCAAGGCATTCACGCGTCCACCCTCGTTCAACAATGTCTTTCAGTGATTGCCCAGTGCGGCGGTGCATCTGCTGCAGATCTCTGGAAAAGTTTGATTGCTGAGGGAGCATTTCCAAAAGTTGAGAAACCAGACTTTGTGAAGTTGCTCAAGGCGCTCGGCGAGCACGAGCTCATTGTTCAGGACAGCTCAGGGTTGCTTCTTCCTGGGACGGTTGGAGAGCGATTGATCAACCACTATGAGTTCTACAGCGCATTCACCAGCGACGAAGAATTTCGCCTTATATGCGATGGTAAGGCACTGGGATCTGTGCCGGTAAGCCGTCCACTGACCAAGGATCAGCGCATTATTTTCGGAGGCCGGAGGTGGCAGGTTCGTGATGTTGATCTCCAGGCCAAAGTCATCATCGTTTCAGCAGCACGCGGTGGTGCCCCTCCTCAGTTCGATGGTCTGGGTGCGATGGTGCATGACAACGTACGCCAAGAAATGCGAGCCGTCTTGGCAGACACAATCCCCTGCCCCTTTATTGATCAAGGGGCTCAAGAGCTTCTCGACGAGGCTCGAAAGACATTTGTTTCGCTGGGCCTTGGTAAGCGCTACATAGTTGAGTCGGGCGGTAAGTGTTATCTGATGAGCTGGCTAGGTGATCATGCCAACGATGCACTGCGGTTGTTACTCAATCATATCGGCCTTTCTTGTGATAACACAGGCCTTACCATTGAGGTTGACGCCGACATCGGTCGAACCCAAATGGCACTGAAGGAAGTCGGAAGCCTGGATGCTGCTGATTTGGACTCGATACTTTCGGAGGTGGAAAACATGCTGCGCGAAAAGTGGGATTGGGCACTGCCGCAATCCTTGCTGATGAAGTCGTTTGCTTCCATATCGCTCGATATCTCGACCGCAATTCTTTTTGCACAGAGCCATTCTCTGGAAAAATAAGCGGAAGAAACTGCGCCGCATTGATCCGATGCTAGACGCAGAAAACACTGCGATGCTTCCCCGCTGGGCTGATGATGAGTGATCACCGCCGGCTCCGCTTTGCTTAATCTGGGCCTATTTACCGGCCGGCACGGAATGATTTGTTTTTAATCGAGTATCGTGGCCCACCGGCTAACACTTAAACATCGAAATCTCCGAGAAGCTGACCTTCGATTAAAACCAGGTCGATATTTAACAGTTCTCAGTCGACCAGCTCCGTGCCATCATTTTGCAATCTACCCCAGCGATAAAAGGACGTACCGATGGCACAACAATATTTCATTCCGGCCCTGATCGGACTCTTCAGCTTGCTGTTTCTGGGGATCGGTTTCTGGATCAATAGCCGTATCGCGGCAGGCAAGCTGGCTCAACAATTCTCCGAAATACAATCCAGTCATCAAGCTGAACACCAGCAATTGCTGAACGATGTTGCGCTTTCTCGGCAACGTGAGCAGCAAATGCTCCATGAGCAATCGGAACATCAAAATGAGCTGAAACTGGCCAGTGAAGCATTGGCGAACCATCGAGAGATCGAGAAGCAGCTCAGCATTCAGCTCAGCGAGTTCAAGACTTCGCTGGAGGCCGAGAAGCAACGCACGCTCGATAAAGTGCAGCAACTTGCAGAGGCCGCCGCCCTCACTGAAAAACACAGCGTGGAAACGAACCAACTCCGGCTACAGCTCGGCGAATTAAAACAAGAGCTTGGGCAAGGCCAGGAGCAGACTCGGCAGTTGGATGAGTTGAAGCAGGCGCTGAAGCAGCAGCAAGCGCGTTTTGAAGCAGCTCAACTACAACTGCAAAAACAAGGTGAGCATCTAGGTCAAAGCGCGGAACAAGCGCATCAGCTCCTGGAGGTAAAAACCGCCAATAAGGACCTCCAAAGTCGTCTCGACAATACCCAGGAAGAATTCAAAAAGCAGCGCGAACAATTGGGGCAGGCAGCAGAACAAAAGGACCAATTGGACACGCTGCGCAACACATTGGCCCAACGAGACAAAGAACTAGGCGATACGCGAGATGAACTCAGCCTTGCGAAGCAGAGTCTTGCCGAAATAAATATGCGCCACCAGCGCGACCAGCACTCAGCTACAGAGAAACTGCAGCTGTTGGAAGATAACAAGGTTCAACTCAAGCAGGAGTTTCAGAACCTTGCAAATCAGATTTTCGACAGCAAACAGCAGAGCTTCTCTGAGCAAAGCCGCCAAGGGCTGGACACTCTGCTAAAACCGTTCAAGGACCAGCTCGAATCATTCCGTCAGCGAGTGGATCAGGTTCACTCCGATACCGTGCAAGGCCAAAGCTCGATGAAAAGCGAGCTGGTCAAGCTGATGGAATTGAACGTCCAGATCACAACCGAGGCATCAAATCTTACCAAAGCGCTTAAAGGTGACAAAAAACTTCAAGGCACCTGGGGCGAGCAAAAGGTAGAGATGCTGCTCGAGCAGGCAGGGCTGCGTAAAGGGTTCGAGTACCACCGCGAGGCGAACTTCAAGGACGACGATGCAGGAAACAATCGACCAGACTTCGTTGTCAATTTACCCGAAGGTAAACACATCATCATTGACAGCAAGATGTCGCTTGTGGCCTACACGGAGTACGTTTCCGCCGAAACCGACGAAGATCGCACCAAAGCCCTGTCCGCACACGTTCTGGCGTTGAAGAACCACATCAACGGATTGTCCGATAAGAAATACACCGACCTTAACGGCATCAACTCTCCTGACTTTGTGTTTTTATTCATGCCGGTTGAGCCCGCGTATTTGGTCGCGGCTGAGCACAGTCCGGGGGTATTCCAGGCTGCATATGAAAAACGTATTGCGATAATTACCGCCACCACACTGCTGCCAGTTCTGAGGGTCGTATCGAATCTGTGGAGCATCCAACGTCAAAACAGCAGCACGCTGCAACTCGCAACAATGGCGAGCAAGGTCTACGACAAGTTGCGAATCTTCGTGGATAAAATGGACAAGCTCGGTAATCAGATCGCTACGGTGCAGAAAAGCTACTCAGACAGCGTCAATACGCTGAAAGGGGATCACGGAAGCCTGACCAAGACCGTGGACAAGTTCGTCGCTTTGGGCGTCACGGTCTCCAAGCGTCTACCAGCATCAGCTGTGGGAGACGATGAAGAGATGGAAAGCGAGTTGGCAACACTTCCGGTGGAAAGTGCGGCCAACACCTAACCTAAACAGTGAGCGGTAACCCTTGCCGCTCATTTTGCCTCAACAGACCCCGAGCACTCGTTCGAAATCACTGGCTTGAATTTCCCCCGAGCCGCTCAACATATCCCTCGCCAACGCCCGTCTCTTGCTCAACAACTCATCCAGCGTCGCTTCAAACGTTGGCATCGCCGCATCCCGCACTGTTGGGTAATACACGTAAACATCCTTCTCCTGTCCAATACGATACGCACGATCAGTGGCTTGATCTTCCTTGGCCGGGTTCCAGCATCGGGTGAAGTGGATGACGTGGTTGGCAGCCTGAACGTTGACGCCAAAGCCAACTGCAATAGTCGA
The genomic region above belongs to Pseudomonas sp. S35 and contains:
- a CDS encoding DUF2388 domain-containing protein, coding for MDSWKTLAIALLLSISTPALSGDNVNPIAAGIFITISLPTIIVGGITSLTTEPPKIFKSAKTDALAFIGSGGDIRGAEFEQASRYYRSTYTSPHMSDMQLAQAIATSF
- a CDS encoding DUF2388 domain-containing protein, with amino-acid sequence MDSWKTLVAALIVSINAHASEESDDSYNNSMLSVLMAPTYTVAGTTGLTMLASNNFKPAKADALAFIGSNGEIRGAQFEQAIRFYRTTYTPPLMNDQQLAQAIAASY
- a CDS encoding lipopolysaccharide biosynthesis protein; the encoded protein is MKQMSFVHAEQAGKHKHALLFAPQAGALRSHPRPLVLHDFADCRKSHAGAVFIIASGASAKSFPLERFAHVPMITMNGAISMFMNSTVKPCFYACTDRSFSDQQPDLFHYALANSQRVALWEDHARASQSLATGELYPLSKATRPSWLDRMLGRHSALVANHALLPLRKRPIGFSKDMSEGFFDARTVAYLALQLAFHMGFSQVFLVGVDLHENAGRFYENDKSAKSPCGLDQHYHTRILPSLELMAEKVIGDDFRVYNLSDTSRIPTSIIARVTLAQVDAMLQQQTNASPTLPAS
- a CDS encoding TerB N-terminal domain-containing protein translates to MARKKAKNSTSNGILIIFALAFGAVASIPKNAWIAIGVIACIAAVFWLLVRRSRRQAEKFSVAVSETERLREHQRSGLTFSMREVSGSHMGTEETSDFYTVQLGSASSKSFKIPNASTQKPDVLWVPAGESVTVSGFSIPGGMFYMGSVLGGRHDAEEPSLINPKLRIAKTHVDLEERLMSYWPSFHSITSEARRGYLQWLEGGRRYPLADTGYVFLYFYGLERRVLVDAVSDPGVKAELPLIVEEVQRLLSIYGENRSFRGYAEGFLDYLSNTKIDPDLYLGPPPNVVAYSYEMPLPLRVGLGQFASNKRPLDADWALAWALADPNISKRTPVTRCKDVFSRLFKLKYTSAHPKGLSLAQNKTKLKTSYRPASAVLMAPTLSLGDLPDVLATSGTRKSLQLLVELCTTELEPYSRYLGRNPDSAEALEGLLQLPVALWPTAARTELDELQLRIGDDLIVMSFGELAGRFKSAGALSRDKVLALARALESLHIGIEPDVLAGSKTPKAEDQIALFVTQPEDGSLRASAAYNAASVTLDLASAVASADGDTSTEEVTLLAQHIDSWNHLSVAHRKRLKAHLRIQIQQPPTLASLKKKLDPLTVEAKRTIASFLAHLAQADGIVSPLEVKLLERVYKALQLDSQLLYSDLHGAASGASIASVKPKAGIPRSEPGTPITATANQGFVLDHERIAELQRETAEVSALLAKVFTDDQVDESEQLVDVAESVQESSADIDGLDLEHSAFLRLLISRTEWSRSELEAAASDMELMLDGALEQINDMAFERFDMPVTEGDDPVEINTDILEELSL
- a CDS encoding D-glucuronyl C5-epimerase family protein, with product MIAIRSLLAAFVVATLTGCPADDKATVGAPMPLNPERADVFAYYKLGWLPDGYPGRITEKGVVEHPIYGPYVINDYIQSYRTTKDPRYIEAAKKVADAGIARMANFKGALVFYYDPEGGLSSLPGKFYSALTQARWLDSLSSLHAVSGDQKYVDVNKRIAKSFSIPTAEGGVLEKVPHGLTIEEYPHEVPLLTLNGWLTALNILIAYANSEDDQVAKKLAAENVKALAAMLPLFDVPELYNSRYQLTNIVKIRLSGEKVTNAIIEIPGNGEHGLGDVEKTGKMWTNYLTDRGNSQLMNAVLSYSSAPAPNKIKLETVKDGVVKVEISESIYNPTSTSLPAKSWVEVGTIQTKGNKGSIDIPWNKAYLVAYPTAFTKKNGEKKQNVYHLIHVKQLQLLYKNTGNEIFNEYATKWEGYFDHWKDVPEYQDPAISLERYNK